TTTATATTCTTGTTAGGAttgttatacatttaaaaaatcatataatgtTAGTGCTTTTGATATTGAGCAAATAATTGATAATAACTAGATAAATGTACTactacttttagaaataaaatttgctgAAAATTCAATTTTGGTGAAGTTAAATTCTCCTAATGACTGTCCCTGGCCCCGAGCGGCCCCCTCCCACAGTCACATCTGCCACCTCCCATGTAGCTCATCCCTTGAATTCATTGCAGACTCTGAAGTCCAGGGCATGTGCTGAACACTAGGCTAGGACACCCAAGACTTGACTACTAGTTCCCGTTCTGCCCCCGATTTTGTGACCCCAGGAAAGTTATCTCTACCCCTAACATGTTAAATTTATGATAGTAAAATGAATTACTATGTCAGTGTGCCTTAATTCCTTTGGAATAAAATAGCTACAGATGTATCCCTTAATTCAAATACAGAAATCaggattttataaaaaaaaaaaaaagaaaggtaacttTGGAGGTTCTGAGCTGGCCTACAGAGCTCTCCCCATAGCCTGCCTTTTCTGTGCTTCTCCCCTGGAGGGCCAACTCAGGCCCCCGAGTCAGGGCCCGGCAGGTCTTCGAAGTGCGTGTGTTGGCCTGGCTGGGGCCGGATGTGGATTGGGTGGGCTTCATTGAAAAGACATTCAGTGTCACGTTTCAGATGTTCTGTCAGAATGACAAATTTTCAGACCCCGTTTGGCCATTTAGACCAGGGGTCGGcacactttttctataaaggcccagatagtaaatatttctggcTTTGGGGGCCGTATGTCTCTGTCAAGACAAGTCAGCTCTGCTGCTCGAGCGTGAACACATCCCTAGGCGAGAGGTGGGCAGACGAGCCTGGTGGAGGTGGGAGACAGCTTCGCGTATGGAACAGACTGCCCTCCCGGGCACACTCCCGCAGCCTCTGCTTTACAATGACAGACTTTCAGAGCCGAAGGAGCCCACATTTGCCCCAATCTCTCCCTTCTAGTTCTGTAGGTGAGCTTGCTTACAATTCTTTACTATATTTCGATGATGCGATTGGCAAAAATATGACTTACTTAACTTTTCGGGAACAGATGTAATACAGAAAGAGGTTCAGCTGCATGTATGTTGGCTATAGGATTTTTCATGGAAATGAGTCCCAGCTTTATCATCACTCTTTCCCCCGGTTCGATAAACCACGGGGTGTGATCAGAGCCATGTAGCAAAGCAGGACTGAATACTTACAGTGATAAAGTGTACCGCAGAACACTTATCTGCGTTTGCGGGCCGAACCCCAGGACTGTTTAATTGCTCATGCCTTTGAGAGATTGTCTGCGAGGCAGAGTGGTGGGCAGGGCCCTGTTTCTTAGGGACGGAGTCTTATTTAGCTTGTCTGAAGGTAAAAGGAAAGGCTTGGGCCACGATATCTTTGAGGTCAGCGTGCCCCTGAACAGCTCTGTGAGTTCTTTCCTTGACTGCCCTGCTGGTTGGTTCCTGGACTGGATGTGCCATCCGAGAAGTAAATGAAAGAGCCTCATTCATTGATCGGAGCAAAGTGAGTGAAGGTGGAAATCAGCGTGTACCAAGCAAACTGTTGGCCCGAACAATGGGTTTATTTTCCTGCTCCTTGGGGACTTTGTAAGCTAGAGATAAGGGGGGTATGAGGCAGAAGAGTGGCAGATGGTTATTCAGGCTCTAAGTTCTGTCCTAGTTCCAAACCTACAGCATGCTTTCTTTCTCATGAGAAACATGGAGTGCATCTTTCCTTCCACGCACCAAAACCCAGGAGAACTTTCTGAAGAAGCAAATGGCTCCCTGGAGCATCTGTGATCTAGTTATCCCACAAGGCAGGTCGCCCCACTGCAGGGCTGTCACAGATGGGATGAGCCACGGCCAGTGAAGTCTCTGTTACacgaattctaaaaaaaaaaacaagaagaaaggtCGTACTAGAATTCACTGAAGGCCTGTTTGTTTCTAGGCTTTCAAAGGCTTACATACCCCAGAATGAAAAGTCGATTGACTTGGTGGCAATTTCAGACTCATTAAGAACTCTCTGCTTTCCCCAGCATCCCTAAAGGGTTCGAAGCCAAAAGCCGAAGCagcaaaaatgatacaaaagggCGAGGCAGCCCAAAAGAGAAGACGCTGGACTGTGGGCAGATTGTCTGGGGCTTGGCCTTCAGCCCGTGGCCTTCTCCACCCAGCAGGAAGCTCTGGGCACGCCACCATCCCCAGGTGCCAGACGTCTCTTGCCTGATTCTTGCTACAGGGCTCAACGATGGGCAGATCAAGATTTGGGAGGTACAGACAGGTAGGTCATTTCTGGCTGGGATCAGGCCCCAGGGGGCTCTCGTGCACGTTCCAATCAGGGACCAGAGGGGCCGCCAGTTGGTTGAGGGTTGTGGCTGTGACCTGTAAACCAGAGCTGCCTCTTCCCCTGATCGAGTGCCCCTCTCTCTCACGCTAGGGCTCCTGCTTTTGAATCTGTCTGGCCACCAAGACGTCGTGAGAGATCTGAGCTTCACACCCAGTGGCAGTTTGATTTTGGTTTCTGCATCCCGAGATAAGACTCTTCGCATCTGGGACCTGAATAAACATGGTATGGAGGTGACGGAATGACTTGGCAGCCCCAAAATACTGTATTTGCCCCTCTCTCTACTTGACCAGTGTCATTTTGTCcagaacagtgtttctcaaccttttttctGTTATTGCCTCCTAAGGAGACTTTTTAGACATGTTTTTCCTAgtcaccccccagccccctcacCACCTGGGAGATTTTCACaccaaaaatatattgaatatctCTTCAGGTACTGGATGCATATCTGTGCTTTGTACATAAAAAAAGGTCAGATTTTTCTGGCCATCAAGAACCAGTTTTCACCCGTCTCGAAAATACATGGTGTAGAATAGGTTTTCTCAGCTGTGGCCCTCTTGCCGtattgggctggataattctttgttacgGACCTTCCCGTGCATTCTGGTGTGGACAGCATCCTTGCCCTCTTAACCCGtgagatgccagtagcaccttctCCACAGACAACCACAGATGTCTCCAGACATAGCCCAGTGTCAACATAAAGGCCACAGTCTCcctgggttgagaaccactgatctggaAGAATTCATCCATGTTGGGTACTTGCTGTTAGAAGTAAAGTTTCTTTGCACAGTGGAATCTAGGTCTAGAAGAATCCTCtcaggttggggtggggaggggggcggtcaGCTTTAGTGCAGTTCTGCTCTAAGCAGGACTGTATCCCGGATCAGCCTGCCGAAGAATTCCAGACATCTCTGGTGTTGCTCCTCAGCTGGGAAGgtgacacagggaaggggaattGGTCGCCGGGCCATTTCTCCCTCGCAGGTGTggagggacagggaaggaggaaatggggacGTGGGCGGTTCATGAAGAGCCCCCTTGTCCCTGACGACGCAGAGTCCGAGCGGTGACTGTGCAGCTCTGCACACCACGAGAGGGGCCCCGTCCCTGCCCTCTCGGAAACGAGCCTGGTAACTTGTCAGGCAACCAAGGAGGTGCTTGTGGTGTCGTCCTCTGAAGGCATCGAGTCGCGCAGCGCGCCCTAGGTGCTGTCCGCCCGCTGCTGTGGAGCTTGTGGCCGTGCGGTCTGAGGTGGGCCTGCTGGCCGGGAGGGTGCTCAGGCACAGCGCCTTTTTTACTGAGCGGCGCAGGCACCTTGCCACCAgctgaggcagggagggaggactCGCTGAAGGGGACTGAGTGGGCAGAATGGACGAGGCCAGTCACTAGGGCTTCTCAAGGAGAGGAGGGGACTCAAGTAGTGTCCCTGGGCACGgggccctgccctcccaccctgccGTGATTTATTCACTCACACCTACCCCGGGGGAGCAGGTACGCTTCTTACTTGAGAGCTGAAGAAACCATGACTGactttcataaaatttatttctgtatacccacacatacacatgaGTTCTTAAATGCATATGTATGACCATATACATTCTTCCCCCCTTTTCTGGGGCTTCTCCCCGCAAACTTTCTCATCCTCCCCTCTTTTGCATTCCTCCAGAATCCCCCTATAGTCCTGTCACCCATGCTAAATAAGACCCTTCCATGTTGCcttccatatttttctctataCTTGCATAATCCTATTCAGAcactcactttttttaaaaaattaatttatttatttttggctgcattgggtttttgttgctgtgtgcgggctttctctagttgctgcgagcgggggctactctttgttgtggtgcgcaggcttctcattgcggtggtgtctcttgttgtagagcccgggctctaggcgcgctggcacatgggctcagtagatgtggcgcacaggctcagtagttgtggcgcacgggcttattagttgctctgtggcgtgtgagatcttcccggaccagggctcgaacccgtgtcccctgcattgacaggcggattcttaaccactgtgccaccagggaagtcccagacactCACTTTTACATTTATGGATTTGGGGGTCATTGTTtcacaaaaatggaatcatattcttcacattttttctgcattttgcttttttctttttcattagacAGTACTCCATGGAAAATCTAGTTCCTTAATTTCATCTGACTTAATAGGTGGAATACTACCCtttattcatccattcctctgttgatgggcatttagttttTTCCCAGATGGAGACCTGGAGAGATGACGTGAGTGACCTAGGGTTATGCACCGAGTAaacagtggagccaggattcaaggcCGAGTTTACCTGCCTCCAGAGCATGTGGCCCTAATTATGCTGCACCACTGCTCATCCGGACATCCtggtgagggtgggaggagggtgagagTGGGATCCTTGTGGCCAGGGGGAAACGATTACAGAGCGTAAACGACAGAGAATTGAAGGTAAACACTCTCTCAGATTTGGAAGGATGCTTGAAAGTAATTGAGGTGGTTGGGGGACCTGAAAAGAATGTTCTCTGCTATCAAAGGAATGTATCAAACCTGATCTGTGGACAGCCTTTGTCCCACTGACCTTGTGGATTTTGGTGAAACAGTAGGTAATGATTTCCCTTGGGCATTATAACGTCATGTTAATGGATTTCAGGCACTTAAATGACAAATCCtgtcatatttctttctctgcGTTAAAAAAGGGGCCCGTGGGCTCAGCTGCTAGCGAACCGCTGCATAtagtgggcggggctggggggaggcacCACCGCCGGTGCTTCAGGCTTCCTGCTCTGTGGTCTTGGGAGTCGGCTCACCGTGTGCTCCATTCCTCTGACAGGTAAACAGATTCAGGTGTTATCAGGCCACCTGCAGTGGGTTTACTGCTGCTCCATCTCGCCAGACTGCAGCATGCTGTGTTCTGCAGCTGGGGAGAAGTCGGTGAGTCTCAAACTTGGGGTGCCCTTTGCTGCTTCGGTTCAGGGAGACATGGAGGCCTGAAGCGGCCTCGTGCGTGAGAGGGTAAGTGAGCCAGTGTCCTCCAAAGCCACCTGCAAATCAGCCCCAGCGGGAGGCACGCTGCCGGGCTGAGGCCCCTCCTTTTCTGATTTGCACTTTGACACAAACCAAACGAGAGGAGGTGTTTGGAAGCAGATCGCTTCCCGTCATGTCATGGGAGGGCTGTTTGCCTTCACGAGATGGGAAagccatgttttttaaaatttctttccccGTCGGAGTCTACGATTTTAAAAGTTGCAACCCACATGTGGATCCAGATTTCCTTTGAACCATGTAATTTGAATCCACCTAATTAGGATTTCCATTCAAATCATAAAATGTACAGTAACTCGTTGAACTTTGTCCTGAAATCCTGTCTGTTATAACAAAAGTACTAGAAACCCAGGAACAGTTTGCGAACCGATTGTTTGAGTTTTATATCTACATTGAGCTGTTGTTTGCTGTGACCGACTTGGGAAAGTTAAGAGTCCACTATTTGGTACAGCCCAGGTGGTTAATCATTGATTTGAGGTTTGGAACTATGTGAAAGTGAGagttttcttaaaggaaaaaaaagaaaatacttctttTAATGACTCTCAGAAAGGTTTCAAGTAAGGAGCTAGGTCAGACCTACAGCCGTGGGGCAGATTTCTGTGGTCCTGTAAACCGGAGGGGGGGTGTCAGATGGCTCTGTTGGGTGACCAGGAATTCACCTCTGACCCCTAGTTTTGGTTTCAAGTGAAAGGACGAGGTAGCCCTTGGCTTAGGTCTTCGGCCTGCGTTGCCCTGTTTGCTAAGAGCGCTCAGAAGCAGGACCCAGAAGCCTCCCCTGAGCCATGTTGGCTGCCGTCTTCCTGAGGTCGGTTGGTTGATTCTCCCCTAAAGGAAGCTCCTTGAGCGTGTTTGTTGGTTATGTGCCTCAAGAATTCAGACCTGTCACTTTATTTAGGCCAGTATGACATGTTCTAGAAGAAACATCGAAAAGGGGCTGGAGAACTTAGCTTCCCCTGGCTGTGCCTTCCCCTCACTGTTCACATCCTGAGCGCTGTTTCCGCCCTGACCAGGCACCTGTTCTTCCCACAGGTCTTCCTGTGGAGCATGCGGTCCTACACATTAATCCGGAAGCTGGAGGGCCACCAAAGCAGCGTGGTCTCTTGTGACTTCTCCCCCGACTCTGCCTTGCTCGTCACGGCTTCTTACGATACCAATGTGATCATGTGGGACCCCTACACTGGCGAGCGGCTGCGGTCACTCCAGTAAGGACTGCCTCCCTGCTTCGGCTTCCCGGTGGGGTGATCGATGGGAAACCTGTCTTGGTCCAGGACACAGTGTGTTTGTGCTTATTCTAAGGCACTGGCATGCAGCAGCGTTTCATTGTCAATTCTCAAATTAGCCCCGAGTGCCTTCAAGTCTCCGGCTATAGGAGGCTCTCTGTACTGCTTTGGATTCAGCATTATGAAACCTCACAGTgactctttctttccatttactaATAACTGTAGTAACAGGTTCAGAATGATCCTCTGATTGAAACTGTTATTTCCAAAGTGAATTTTCATGTTCTCACCAACTTGGTCTACTTTTTCCctttgtctctgttgttttctGAAGCAAATAATAGGTAGTCCTATAATTATCATGTATCTTAGCCTAAAAAAGACTTTCAGTTTGTACTGTGGCATTAAAGTGAGGGCTGACCTACTTTGCATAAGGAAATTAGCACAGGGAATGTTAGTAATCCTTCAGCCCCCTCCATGAGACACTGGAGCTATATGAAATGCACTTGTTTCCAGTCGTCTTTTCCAGTCTGCAAATCCCCGGGTTTTCCACATGGGGTACGAGACGTGTCTGGAACCTTTTCTTGGCCATGGCACTTTGGCCTCCTGCCTGGGGATGAAAGGCGGAGGGCGGAGGGCAGCCATCACTCCAGGCCCACCTACTGTCCTGTGTCCTCCTCAGCCACACCCAGCTCAACCCCCCCATGGATGACAGCGATGTCCACATCAGCTCCCTGAGATCTGTGTGCTTCTCCCCCGAAGGCTTGTACCTCGCCACGGTAGCGGATGACAGGTAACGAAGAGAAACCTCTTTCCGCAGCCTCAGAGCAAGTGTTGAAAAGGGCTTGTAGCATCACCCTTGGGGTCTGGCCCCAGGTCTGCTGACACATCCCTTTCTCCTCCAGGCTCCTCAGGATCTGGGCCCTGGAACTGAAAACTCCAATTGCGTTTGCTCCTATGACCAATGGTCTTTGCTGCACATTTTTTCCACATGGTGGAGTTATTGCCACGGGGTATGTATCTGTTAGCCGAACAGATGGGTAGTGATTTCTGCTGAGTATTCCATGTAGCTTTTTAAGGGAAGAAAGCATCTAGAATTTTCTTGCCTGTGAGGAAGCCTTTAAGGAAATCTGAGATTTCATAAAATTCTGATACTCTCTTCTGCTAATATAGTTCATCATTTAGTCTTAATATTTAACCTAAATGTAAACGTGAAAGATCTACAGTTCATGCTACCTAACAGGCCAAGTCTGCAAGGAAGCAGAAATCAAGGTGATGCAGAATTTATGTAGGAAACCATTTAGGGCAGAGACCACCTTATAGGGAACATCTGTAATTCAATAGGTGGCACTCTTCCCTGTTACATTTGAACCCATAGTATGATTTATAAAGGGCTGTAGTGACAGAGACAGCACTTTGGAACCAGAGGTGTCTTTTGAGTTCTCCTGATGCCCTCAGCAGCCTTAATTATTCAGCACCACAGCCTTTACATCTGTTTCCAAGGTCCAGGTTGCATTTCACTCTCCAGAGTCTCCTGCCAGTGCAAGTCAGAGTAGGAACATTGATATCTATCCCAGTGAAAACGTACATTTCCAAGGTCTGCCGTGACGCATTGGTTTCCGTTTCATTTCAGGACAAGGGATGGCCACGTCCAGTTCTGGACGGCTCCTCGGGTCCTGTCATCACTGAAGCACTTATGCCGGAAAGCCCTTCGAAGTTTCCTAACAACGTACCAAGTGCTAGCACTGCCAATccctaagaaaatgaaagagttcCTCACGTACAGGACTTTTTAAGCCAGTCTCCGTAGTCTTACTTGTTTCCTCTGTAGCAGGATAAATCTTCCTGACAAGTAGCTGGAGTAATGGGCCAAACATTTGGTCTTGGATTGAGATAGAATTTCTCTTTGGGATTGTGAACAGAATGTAGCAAAACCAGATTCCAGTGGCCTCGCCAGGGGTCTCTTCCCCATGATGTGTGAGGGTCAGTCGTAGAAGAGGGATTCCACTTCCGCAGTGACGGAGCCTGACCTTAACCTTCAGTCCACTTACGCACAGCAGTGCTGGACCCTCTCTGGTCATTTTGATTCCAAGAAGTTTCCACTCCCTCGACTGGAGTGTGGCTTCTGCTGGGTGTCCGTCGTTGATCCGGATGCAGAGGAGGTGTTGGTGAAAGTTCTCTCCTGCTGGTCAGTCGCTTTGATGTGGGCAAGGGCTTTCCTTCCTCTGACCCACAGGACAGTTTTCACAGAGCCGTCTAGTGTGAGATATTACTTAGCTTAACTGAAGTCCAGGTGACTCAGAGGCCGTGCTCCTGATACAGACACTagacttggcttttttttttttttaagaaacaacgGTGTGCATGTGCCGGAGGCCAGATTTGTGTGTCACGTTACACGGGACGTATTCCTCAACTGCATGACTGTATCAGTGGCTACCGAGTTACCTGTCAGTCGTTCGCCAGTTAGcgtatttatttgtattttctcaacAGATGTTAAGGTACAACTGTGTTTCTCTCAATGGTATCTAAAAACCATAGTACTTAATTCCAACAGTTGTGAAGATGTCTCTTAATTGTGTGAAGAATTGGTGTCGTCATCATTTCAGCTGGTTTTCTTCTGTACAAGATCTGCTTGACTGCTTCACCTCATTGGACTCATCAGCCAGTCTCAACTCTGCCCCTAAACACAACTAGCCCCTTAAAAGTACTGTTCTTCGTGGCGTATAGTTATCTAATCAAGACACCTCATTCAAACAAAATCTGCCTttggaaaatttaatatattttaaattattttaaaagaaatgcaacaTCTTATCCTTTGGCTTTCTTACTAGGTGCTTTGTGGAGGCCTGTGTACCATGATAAAACGTGTTGAAAAAGCAGAGGAGTCTCTCCTCTGCTGCCTTtgttgctgaaagaaaaacactTCTTTTCAAGATGAGAGGCTTTCATCGaaggaaagaaagttaaaaagCTTTTGGCTTGCcgtttcatttt
Above is a genomic segment from Balaenoptera musculus isolate JJ_BM4_2016_0621 chromosome 14, mBalMus1.pri.v3, whole genome shotgun sequence containing:
- the WSB2 gene encoding WD repeat and SOCS box-containing protein 2 isoform X1, which encodes MLSPAPEEPLLLAELKPGRPHQFDWKSSCETWSVAFSPDGSWFAWSQGHCIVKLIPWPLEEQFIPKGFEAKSRSSKNDTKGRGSPKEKTLDCGQIVWGLAFSPWPSPPSRKLWARHHPQVPDVSCLILATGLNDGQIKIWEVQTGLLLLNLSGHQDVVRDLSFTPSGSLILVSASRDKTLRIWDLNKHGKQIQVLSGHLQWVYCCSISPDCSMLCSAAGEKSVFLWSMRSYTLIRKLEGHQSSVVSCDFSPDSALLVTASYDTNVIMWDPYTGERLRSLHHTQLNPPMDDSDVHISSLRSVCFSPEGLYLATVADDRLLRIWALELKTPIAFAPMTNGLCCTFFPHGGVIATGTRDGHVQFWTAPRVLSSLKHLCRKALRSFLTTYQVLALPIPKKMKEFLTYRTF
- the WSB2 gene encoding WD repeat and SOCS box-containing protein 2 isoform X2 — protein: MEAGEEPLLLAELKPGRPHQFDWKSSCETWSVAFSPDGSWFAWSQGHCIVKLIPWPLEEQFIPKGFEAKSRSSKNDTKGRGSPKEKTLDCGQIVWGLAFSPWPSPPSRKLWARHHPQVPDVSCLILATGLNDGQIKIWEVQTGLLLLNLSGHQDVVRDLSFTPSGSLILVSASRDKTLRIWDLNKHGKQIQVLSGHLQWVYCCSISPDCSMLCSAAGEKSVFLWSMRSYTLIRKLEGHQSSVVSCDFSPDSALLVTASYDTNVIMWDPYTGERLRSLHHTQLNPPMDDSDVHISSLRSVCFSPEGLYLATVADDRLLRIWALELKTPIAFAPMTNGLCCTFFPHGGVIATGTRDGHVQFWTAPRVLSSLKHLCRKALRSFLTTYQVLALPIPKKMKEFLTYRTF